A single genomic interval of Vulpes vulpes isolate BD-2025 chromosome 3, VulVul3, whole genome shotgun sequence harbors:
- the RABGGTB gene encoding geranylgeranyl transferase type-2 subunit beta isoform X2 produces MSEYLRMSGIYWGLTVMDLMGQLHRMNREEILTFIKSCQHECGGISASIGHDPHLLYTLSAVQILTLYDSINVIDVNKVVEYVQSLQKEDGSFAGDIWGEIDTRFSFCAVATLALLGKLDAINVEKAIEFVLSCMNFDGGFGCRPGSESHAGQIYCCTGFLAITSQLHQVNSDLLGWWLCERQLPSGGLNGRPEKLPDVCYSWWVLASLKIIGRLHWIDREKLRSFILACQDEETGGFADRPGDMVDPFHTLFGIAGLSLLGEEQIKPVSPVFCMPEEVLRRVNVQPELVS; encoded by the exons ATGTCTGAATATTTGAGAATGAGTGGGATCTATTGGGGTCTGACTGTGATGGATCTGATGGGACAACTACATCGGATGAACAGAGAAGAAATTCTGACCTTCATTAAGTCATGTCAACATGAGTGTGGTGGAATAAGTGCTAGTATTGGACATGACCCCCATCTTTTGTACACTCTAAGTGCTGTCCAG attcTTACTCTGTATGATAGTATTAATGTTATTGATGTAAATAAAGTTGTGGAATATGTTCAGAGTCTACAGAAAGAAGATGGTTCTTTTGCTGGAGATATATGGG gaGAAATAGATACAAGATTCTCTTTTTGTGCGGTGGCAACCTTGGCTCTGTTG GGGAAGCTAGACGCTATTAATGTGGAAAAAGCCATTGAATTTGTTTTATCGTGTATGAACTTTGATGGTGGATTTGGTTGCAGGCCAGGTTCTGAATCCCATGCTGGGCAG ATCTATTGTTGCACAGGATTTCTGGCTATTACTAGCCAGTTGCATCAAGTAAATTCTGATTTACTCGGTTGGTGGCTTTGTGAACGACAGTTACCATCAGGTGGACTCAATGGAAGGCCCGAGAAG ttaCCAGATGTCTGCTATTCATGGTGGGTGTTGGCTTCCCTAAAGATAATTGGAAGGCTTCATTGGATTGATAGAGAGAAACTGCGAAGTTTCATTTTAGCCTGtcaagatgaagaaacaggagGATTTGCAGACCGACCAGGAGACATG gtagatccttttcatactttatttggaattgctggattgtcaCTTTTGGGAGAAGAACAGATTAAACCTGTTAGTCCTGTTTTTTGCATGCCTGAAGAAGTGCTTCGGAGAGTCAATGTTCAGCCTGAACTAGTGAGCTAG
- the RABGGTB gene encoding geranylgeranyl transferase type-2 subunit beta isoform X1 yields the protein MGTPQKDVTIKSDAPDTLLLEKHADYIASYGSKKDDYEYCMSEYLRMSGIYWGLTVMDLMGQLHRMNREEILTFIKSCQHECGGISASIGHDPHLLYTLSAVQILTLYDSINVIDVNKVVEYVQSLQKEDGSFAGDIWGEIDTRFSFCAVATLALLGKLDAINVEKAIEFVLSCMNFDGGFGCRPGSESHAGQIYCCTGFLAITSQLHQVNSDLLGWWLCERQLPSGGLNGRPEKLPDVCYSWWVLASLKIIGRLHWIDREKLRSFILACQDEETGGFADRPGDMVDPFHTLFGIAGLSLLGEEQIKPVSPVFCMPEEVLRRVNVQPELVS from the exons GGCACACCACAGAAGGATGTTACCATCAAGTCAGATGCACCTGACACGCTGCTGTTAGAGAAGCATGCGGATTATATCGCGTCCTATGGCTCCAAGAAAGATGATTAT GAATACTGTATGTCTGAATATTTGAGAATGAGTGGGATCTATTGGGGTCTGACTGTGATGGATCTGATGGGACAACTACATCGGATGAACAGAGAAGAAATTCTGACCTTCATTAAGTCATGTCAACATGAGTGTGGTGGAATAAGTGCTAGTATTGGACATGACCCCCATCTTTTGTACACTCTAAGTGCTGTCCAG attcTTACTCTGTATGATAGTATTAATGTTATTGATGTAAATAAAGTTGTGGAATATGTTCAGAGTCTACAGAAAGAAGATGGTTCTTTTGCTGGAGATATATGGG gaGAAATAGATACAAGATTCTCTTTTTGTGCGGTGGCAACCTTGGCTCTGTTG GGGAAGCTAGACGCTATTAATGTGGAAAAAGCCATTGAATTTGTTTTATCGTGTATGAACTTTGATGGTGGATTTGGTTGCAGGCCAGGTTCTGAATCCCATGCTGGGCAG ATCTATTGTTGCACAGGATTTCTGGCTATTACTAGCCAGTTGCATCAAGTAAATTCTGATTTACTCGGTTGGTGGCTTTGTGAACGACAGTTACCATCAGGTGGACTCAATGGAAGGCCCGAGAAG ttaCCAGATGTCTGCTATTCATGGTGGGTGTTGGCTTCCCTAAAGATAATTGGAAGGCTTCATTGGATTGATAGAGAGAAACTGCGAAGTTTCATTTTAGCCTGtcaagatgaagaaacaggagGATTTGCAGACCGACCAGGAGACATG gtagatccttttcatactttatttggaattgctggattgtcaCTTTTGGGAGAAGAACAGATTAAACCTGTTAGTCCTGTTTTTTGCATGCCTGAAGAAGTGCTTCGGAGAGTCAATGTTCAGCCTGAACTAGTGAGCTAG